Proteins found in one Acidobacteriota bacterium genomic segment:
- a CDS encoding ATP-binding protein, which produces MSTVAAPEPCALCKGFGVVETPEGRVVVCRCRLGDLAEARLRAAQIPERYRDCTLENYKLNLPGHHPSHTKARARAKRFVDEWKACDRGLLFVGPVGVGKTHLATAILRTLVTENGVRGVFCDFSDLLDRIKATFSPTNPDSADGVVAPYRDAELLVLDELGAQRPTDWVRDVLYGLINTRYNRQRITIVTTNYGDAAGPNAEEPLERRVGTMVRSRLYEMCDLVTLDGSDYRAMRAVRI; this is translated from the coding sequence ATGTCCACAGTCGCCGCTCCCGAACCCTGCGCCCTCTGCAAGGGCTTCGGCGTCGTCGAGACGCCCGAGGGCAGGGTCGTCGTCTGCCGGTGTCGCCTCGGCGACCTTGCCGAGGCGCGGCTCAGGGCCGCGCAGATTCCCGAGCGGTACCGGGACTGCACGCTCGAAAACTACAAGCTGAATCTGCCCGGCCACCACCCGAGCCACACGAAGGCGCGGGCGCGGGCGAAGAGATTCGTCGACGAATGGAAAGCGTGCGACCGCGGCCTTCTCTTCGTGGGTCCCGTCGGCGTCGGGAAGACGCACCTCGCGACCGCGATCCTCCGGACCCTCGTCACGGAGAACGGCGTCCGCGGCGTCTTCTGCGACTTTTCGGACCTCCTCGACCGCATCAAGGCGACGTTCTCGCCCACGAACCCGGACAGCGCCGACGGCGTCGTCGCGCCCTACCGGGACGCCGAGCTTCTCGTCCTCGACGAGCTCGGCGCGCAGCGCCCCACCGACTGGGTGCGCGACGTCCTCTACGGCCTCATCAACACGCGCTACAACCGCCAGCGGATCACGATCGTCACGACGAACTACGGCGACGCCGCCGGGCCGAACGCCGAGGAGCCGCTGGAGAGGCGTGTCGGGACGATGGTCCGGAGCCGCCTCTACGAGATGTGCGATCTCGTCACCCTCGACGGCTCGGACTATCGCGCGATGCGCGCCGTCCGGATCTGA
- a CDS encoding RNA polymerase sigma factor RpoD/SigA, whose product MTSRLRPDDDSKVLRKYLDDISRYPILAAERERELGRVIQDLSTPEEARKEAVDELVRGNLRFVVSYAKRFHSPEVSFLDLINEGNIGLIQAAKRFDPERGVKFITYAVWWVRQAISNALSEQWGAIRLPHKQATLHSRLGRIKEALTRALGREPTMEEIAAEAGLKVIDAENLMGMTRSSESLSGVFGLEEDRTLGDTLEQTSVAAADEQLLRRSSIDQTRTLLDALPKKERAILCRRFGIPEDGTEGEREPMTLQEIGEELHLSRERVRQIEAQAIARIKRSMKSRALKAFLN is encoded by the coding sequence GTGACTTCAAGGCTGCGCCCCGACGACGACTCCAAGGTCCTCCGGAAGTATCTGGACGACATTTCCCGCTATCCGATCCTCGCGGCGGAGCGCGAGCGGGAGCTTGGACGCGTCATCCAGGACCTCTCGACGCCCGAAGAGGCGCGCAAGGAAGCCGTGGACGAGCTCGTGCGCGGCAACCTGCGGTTCGTGGTCTCGTACGCGAAGCGATTCCACTCGCCCGAGGTTTCGTTTCTCGACCTGATCAACGAGGGCAACATCGGGCTCATCCAGGCCGCGAAGCGCTTCGACCCCGAGCGCGGCGTCAAGTTCATCACCTACGCCGTGTGGTGGGTGCGCCAGGCGATCTCGAACGCCCTCTCCGAGCAGTGGGGCGCGATCCGCCTTCCCCACAAGCAGGCGACGCTCCATTCCCGGCTCGGGCGGATCAAGGAGGCGCTCACGCGCGCGCTCGGCCGCGAGCCCACGATGGAGGAGATCGCGGCGGAGGCGGGCCTGAAGGTGATCGACGCCGAGAACCTCATGGGGATGACCCGCAGCTCGGAGTCGCTTTCCGGCGTCTTCGGCCTCGAGGAGGACCGCACGCTCGGGGACACGCTCGAGCAGACGAGCGTCGCCGCCGCGGACGAGCAGCTCCTCCGGCGGTCCTCGATCGACCAGACGCGTACGCTCCTCGATGCGCTCCCGAAGAAGGAACGTGCGATCCTCTGCCGCCGCTTCGGGATCCCCGAGGACGGCACGGAGGGCGAGCGCGAGCCCATGACGCTTCAGGAGATCGGCGAGGAGCTCCACCTTTCGCGCGAGCGCGTGCGTCAGATCGAGGCGCAGGCCATCGCGCGCATCAAGCGGTCCATGAAGAGCCGCGCGCTCAAGGCGTTCCTGAACTGA